The stretch of DNA TAGGCTTTAATTGTTGAACagacacagagaaaaaaaaggaaacataatgcaatgaaaaataGTTACTGTGTGTTAGTTAGGATGAAATCAAAAGTTATAAACTATTAATGCAAATTCAATAGTTTTCTTGCTTTCTgtgttacaaaaaaagaagaaacaaagagaaagaaattgaggaaaagattgcaaggaaatttttgaacctatattaaaaaaatgttctagCCATAGAACCAGATTTAATCCGTGTATTGAGAACTTCCAAAAGAAACTGATATAATCACAGAAAAGAAATATAGaacgagaaaaaattaagaaaactcactgaaagaaagaaaaaaaatcatgaaaagttTTACTTTATCCCTCTCAGCTGAATTGTTTTGCCCCTTCTGTCCTCCTGAAGCTCTCTTTCGGCACAGAATCTCCTAATATATGGTGTCAAAGAAgaacaatgaagaaaaaagccCACACATGGAATCATTGAGTTCATTATacgattttattttacatagaaaagaaaaaaaaacatctattTCTCattattaaactttaatactgcaaaaaactattaatttcCCTCATTCTTAAACGCTATGCTGcttcttttttcatcttctttagagacaaaaaacaaacaaaacgagaaacataaaaatttcctacTTAAACGGAtctataaaaaagaaaaaaaaaattgaagacgTTCGATTTGTTttctcctccttttttttttaaattaatgactCCATAAAATCTAATTTGCTAATAGTAcgttaaattacataatttggTCGTCATGTGCAACTTGGTTGTGTTGTGCTGTAAATTTTGGGAATCGAGCGATTTCTTTGCGATTGTAACGGAAGAAATGCTTCATGCGTGGtcatttttatcttaaattttcCGGGGAAGCGGTTATAGTCTAGTTCATGGACACTTCCGGCATTGGTCCATGGATCATAGCCTGCGGATTGGGGCTGATACTCCGCCGTACTTCGTCTTCCTTGGCGCGTACGTATTCGCGGATTTGAGCCATTGTCTGCAGCATAAAAATGGGAACATCGTCGTCGCGGCGCTGGAAGAGAACTTCACCCTCGAAGTCGATTAATTTGTGCTTTCGGGCCCGCAGAAGGAGTCCCACCACTTTGTCCGAAATGTGTACGTAAATCTGCAAAAGAGGGAAGTTGTTAAACAATTTGGAATAAGTTCTGAatttaatctcaaaagaaGCAACTTACATTGAAGAGTTCCCCAAAGAAGATATACCGAAGTTTATCATCTTCCGGCGATATGGGGGCACCACTGTTGTAGATTACTTCACAGAGCTCCATCATCTCTCTGTACACGTGAAGATTGGCCTTCTGTCCCCGGAATTCAGTTAAGCTTCCCGCCACGGGTCTATAGAGAGGAGAAGgagggaaagaaaaacaagagagATTCATGAGAAGTCTTCGCGTGATTGAGGATAAATTGCGCGCGAATTCCCTCCCAGTCAAGGTAAGAAAGCGCATTTCCCCCAATGCTACCTCTCATGCTTTATTATTCATAAactttcattatttttgtgtgatttaACACAAATAGCATAGTTAGATTTTGCCGTGTGCTCTCCACCGCATACACAGATGGACTTTGCCAGAAGAATGctcattaagaaaattgaaaagctcaTTGGCATCCATCCAAATTATTGACTTTTATCtgtgctatatatttttttcctgaacTTGACCACATGAATCATCTCAAACTCTCAACTGATGCGAattctttcattcaatttgtaaagaaaaaagagccGCGCATCCAGAATGCTCTTGGCGAGGtcatcaaaggaaaaaaaaagactttcaaAATGTAAATGAGGCATGAGATATGAAGCACAAAACCCCATGAATTTACAAACTTTACGCTCAATTGATAATACTACTGAGGATTGTGTGATCTCAACTTACTTTCCGTATTCATCTTTGCTAAACTGTGGCCTTGGTGATCTTCTGCCATCAACATCTGAGAAGGGATTCAAGAGTTGAGCTTCTTTGTGTTTGTTTGCAACATTATTGAACATTGCCACCTTTGAGGATAACGGCGACTCCTGCAgaaagaaaagcaataaaaaagaaagaaaaattagcaaaagaaaattaatcatgagctgaggaggaaaaaaaattccatgagAAGTGAAAATGGGTGCGAAATATAATTATATGAGGAAAGAGAGTGTTTGGGAAAATCTCGCTGTTTTTCCCACGTgcgacaaaaaaaactaatcgcGAGACTTTCTACGTTGTTTGTCTTTTCCACGTGCAATTTTTGTCTCCTCTGTATGATTGCAATTAAAACACCTCCGGTAGGTTGATCACTaaagaagcaataaaatgtgcaaagagaccccgaaaaaaaaatacaaagaaatatCATAATTTCTCCCACACATGGCCATTGCTGAAGATTGAGCTCTCAGCAAATGAGCATCAacaa from Lutzomyia longipalpis isolate SR_M1_2022 chromosome 1, ASM2433408v1 encodes:
- the LOC129786609 gene encoding actin-binding Rho-activating protein, which produces MTDVDHELGSIRHLVESPLSSKVAMFNNVANKHKEAQLLNPFSDVDGRRSPRPQFSKDEYGKPVAGSLTEFRGQKANLHVYREMMELCEVIYNSGAPISPEDDKLRYIFFGELFNIYVHISDKVVGLLLRARKHKLIDFEGEVLFQRRDDDVPIFMLQTMAQIREYVRAKEDEVRRSISPNPQAMIHGPMPEVSMN